ATCTTACTACGGCGTAAGCAAAAATATAGTATTCAAAAGCATATTTCCCATTAAACTTATTTATATAAATCAATAAAATTATTGCTATTAAAAATAAACTTATGGATTCTATTCTTTGAACTGGGAATAAAGCTATATTATTTGGTGCAAATAAGGAGTCTGTATATGTTACAGAAATAGGACTTTCAAATGGACATCCATAACAGCACCCCACTATTGAACAGCCTATTCTCCCAAAGGCATGTAATATTGGTATAACTGGTATACAGTATCTTAAATATTCCTTTATTTCTGTCTTTAAAACTTTTTTGCATATATAAATCCCTATCAATGCCCCTATTAAGCCCCCGTAAAATACAAAACCTCCATTTAAAATATTTTTAAGATAGTTTATGTCTTTTAATTTTTTTATATCTATATCATTCCAACTTATTAATATAAATAGTAACTTTGAACCTATTACTGCAAAAAAGCCTGCTATACAAGCTAATAATATAAAATTATCAAAACTTAACTTATATTTTTTTACTTGATAATAGCCTACACAAAAAGCAGCTATTAAACCCATTAAAGCAAAAATTCCATAATATGGAATTAAAAAATTTCCTATGTATATTCCTATATGATTTGTATGCTCACACATCTTTTTTCCTTTTATAGATTTTATCTAAAAAAATAATTTAAAAAATGGAGAAATAAAAATCTCCATTTTTTATTTTTTCTAACTTAAAGCTGCTGCTCCACCAATAATAGCAGCACAAGCTACCCACATTATTATTCCAAGTACTAAAGCAATTATAGAACATACTAATCCTGCTGTTGCCATACCTTTTTTTTCTGGATCTTTTCTTCCTAGTGCACCTAAAACAATACCTATTATTGCAGTAAAGACGCTAATTATTCCTAATCCACAAAATGATAAAACTAATGATATTATTCCTAAAACTAAAGATGCTATTGCCATATTTTCACCCCCCTTTCAAGCAAAATACTAAAAATTAAATATTTTTTTTAAATATTTTTCAAAACTTAAAATTTTAAATTTTATTTAAAAATTTATTTTATATGGCTTTTACATATATATAATTATATTAAATTTTTGTTCTAGAAATTTTAAATTATGTTATAATTAAATTATACTTTTATTTAGTATAACATTTTTGAACCCTTCTCCGTCAAATATATTGTGTATATTTTTATAATAAATAATATATATGAATAATATGTCTTTTAATTTTCATTTTAAATTTCCCATGAAAAAAATAAATGCTATAATAAACTAACTACAATAGTCGCATTATATTAATCTCTAAAAGATTAAAAAAATCAGAATGCTAAAAAGGAAATGCTGGAACATTTCCTTTTTTATTTACTTTAATGTCCTACCCATTTAGGTTTTCTGTTTTCTAGAGCTGAACCTAGAAACATATTCACAGTAGCAGTTGCCCCTTGTACTTTCCACATACTTAAATCCTGATTAAAATTTTTTGCTTCACAAAACATACATTGCATAGTATCTACATTTGAAACATCCCAAAGATTAAGAGACTGATTAAATGAATCGGCTTCATTGAACATGTAATCCATATATTTTACTTTTGAGACATTCCAAGAATTAATAGACTGATTAAATTTCTTAGCATTACTAAACATATAGCTCATATCTTCAACATTAGATACATTCCATTTATCCAATGGCTGATTAAACTCTTTTGTACTATTAAACATATATGACATATTCTTTACATTAGATACATCCCATGAATTAAGAGGTTGATTAAATGTATAAGCTGCTTCAAACATTTCTTCCATATCTATTACTTCGCTTACATTCCATCTATTTAATGATTGATTAAATGAGATAGCTCCTCTAAACATATTTTTCATTAATTTTACTTTTGATACATCCCAGTTATTCAATGGTTGATTAAATTTTTCTGCTCCTTCAAACATACTTAACATATCCTCTACTTTTGATGTAT
The sequence above is a segment of the Fusobacterium simiae genome. Coding sequences within it:
- a CDS encoding BspA family leucine-rich repeat surface protein, producing the protein MKKVLLLLLMLLFTISSSSKDFKYHPKTKDELQELIENESIYLSDIDTSAITDMSYLFVREKTKIDACGTAYDYKTTKRKNFSGIGKWDTSNVTNMRGLFYNLKNFNEDISAWNTSKVEDMLSMFEGAEKFNQPLNNWDVSKVKLMKNMFRGAISFNQSLNRWNVSEVIDMEEMFEAAYTFNQPLNSWDVSNVKNMSYMFNSTKEFNQPLDKWNVSNVEDMSYMFSNAKKFNQSINSWNVSKVKYMDYMFNEADSFNQSLNLWDVSNVDTMQCMFCEAKNFNQDLSMWKVQGATATVNMFLGSALENRKPKWVGH
- a CDS encoding prolipoprotein diacylglyceryl transferase; the encoded protein is MCEHTNHIGIYIGNFLIPYYGIFALMGLIAAFCVGYYQVKKYKLSFDNFILLACIAGFFAVIGSKLLFILISWNDIDIKKLKDINYLKNILNGGFVFYGGLIGALIGIYICKKVLKTEIKEYLRYCIPVIPILHAFGRIGCSIVGCCYGCPFESPISVTYTDSLFAPNNIALFPVQRIESISLFLIAIILLIYINKFNGKYAFEYYIFAYAVVRFVLEYFRYDEYRGILNGLSTSQYISIFLVVYVIVKIIILKYKRKR